One part of the Pseudemcibacter aquimaris genome encodes these proteins:
- a CDS encoding NAD(P)-binding protein — protein sequence MSKITRRNFVNGTLMAAGASLLPFKGTGQEVLAKMNPDFYPPSMTGLRGSQPGSNDAAHALSWAGQDDWGKKENLNEEYDLVVVGGGISGLAAGYFFQKEYGNDKKILILDNHDDFGGHARRNEHHIDGNLRIGQGGSESLEDTASYSGALLEMLNDIGIDLNQFTERYDFGFFKRHGLSAKMFFNEKTFGKNTLVDHPLCDYPGFIEGMVRPTISVEDAVAQTPLSESGKEQLLKVIKASQDDLGVPKSQMKEFAKSNLYFDFLKNTLGVDDEHVLQIARHTSVDYTEGGLDALSLYDALASGPLGDDPNVAWKDALGNGAYQHYINKDKGTYGTDDPFIQHFPDGNATIARLIVKKLIPHVGPGDNVEDAILSKYNYAALDLPDNIARIRLNSTVVNVKHDGPVNTAISAFVNYINDGKSYVVKAKNVVMACYNMMIPFIVPDLPEDQFTALRSLT from the coding sequence ATGTCCAAAATTACCAGAAGAAATTTTGTCAATGGCACCTTAATGGCGGCCGGGGCATCGCTTTTGCCCTTTAAGGGAACAGGACAAGAAGTTCTGGCAAAAATGAACCCGGATTTTTACCCGCCATCAATGACCGGACTACGCGGCAGTCAGCCGGGATCAAATGATGCTGCCCATGCGCTAAGCTGGGCTGGCCAGGATGATTGGGGTAAGAAGGAAAACCTGAACGAAGAATATGATCTCGTGGTTGTTGGTGGCGGCATCAGCGGCCTTGCGGCCGGATATTTTTTCCAAAAGGAATATGGCAATGATAAAAAGATACTGATCCTTGATAATCATGATGATTTTGGGGGACACGCCCGACGCAATGAACACCACATCGACGGCAATCTTCGCATTGGTCAGGGTGGTTCTGAATCGCTTGAGGATACAGCAAGCTATAGCGGCGCCCTGCTTGAAATGTTGAATGACATTGGCATCGATCTTAATCAATTTACCGAAAGATATGATTTCGGCTTTTTCAAACGACACGGCCTTAGTGCAAAAATGTTTTTTAATGAAAAGACCTTTGGCAAAAACACGCTTGTTGATCACCCGCTATGTGATTATCCCGGCTTTATCGAAGGCATGGTCAGACCAACTATTTCGGTCGAGGATGCCGTTGCACAAACCCCACTCAGCGAAAGTGGGAAAGAACAGCTTCTTAAGGTGATTAAGGCAAGCCAGGATGATCTGGGCGTTCCAAAAAGCCAGATGAAAGAATTCGCCAAATCCAATTTATATTTTGATTTCTTAAAAAATACACTTGGTGTGGATGATGAACATGTGCTGCAAATCGCAAGACATACTTCCGTTGATTATACCGAAGGCGGGCTTGATGCATTAAGCCTTTATGATGCGCTCGCAAGTGGGCCACTTGGTGATGACCCGAATGTGGCATGGAAAGATGCACTTGGTAATGGTGCATATCAGCATTACATCAATAAAGATAAGGGCACATACGGCACCGACGATCCATTCATTCAACATTTCCCAGATGGCAATGCAACCATCGCCAGATTAATAGTTAAAAAATTAATCCCCCACGTGGGACCCGGTGACAACGTAGAGGACGCAATCTTATCCAAATATAATTACGCCGCCCTCGATCTGCCGGATAATATCGCGCGAATTCGCCTGAACAGTACTGTCGTGAATGTAAAACATGATGGCCCCGTTAACACCGCCATAAGCGCATTTGTGAATTATATCAATGATGGCAAATCATATGTGGTAAAGGCCAAAAATGTTGTGATGGCATGCTATAATATGATGATCCCGTTTATTGTTCCTGATTTGCCGGAAGATCAATTTACGGCGTTAAGAAGCCTAACCTAG
- the ahpF gene encoding alkyl hydroperoxide reductase subunit F, whose amino-acid sequence MLTNEILNSLKQYTANMQNQITLVLETGEHEKRAELHDFLTKLSSVSENIKFEERDTGGRLRSPICFLIEADGKDTGIRFSGLPGGHEFNSLVLAILHSSGTDMKLDDSILKIISNINEELNFQVYVSLSCHNCPDVVQTLNKFALINDKISTETIDGGVFPELIEENNIQGVPSVYLNGEVFANGKIDPAVLMDKLLQRNPEAINVSDDEKLPLQDMTIIGGGPAGVSAAIYGARKGLAITIIADRFGGQVKDTMGIENLISVSKTTGPELTGALMAHMDDYTITRKEHLRVDRIEPGKIKKVHLSSGEVIETKTVIIATGAKWRELGIPGEKENIGNGVAYCPHCDGPFYKGKDVAVIGGGNSGIEAAIDLSGIVNSVSVFEFLPELKADQVLIEQAESRDNITIYKNVAAQEILANGSGVEAIQYQDRESGDVLTKDLNGVFVQIGLLPNSEFVKGLVDQSEYGEILINERGETSEEGIFACGDVTTVPYKQIVIAMGEGSKASLSAFDYLIREF is encoded by the coding sequence ATGTTAACAAATGAAATTTTGAATTCTTTAAAGCAATATACCGCCAACATGCAAAATCAGATTACACTTGTGCTTGAAACAGGTGAACATGAAAAACGCGCTGAACTTCATGATTTTCTAACGAAGCTTTCATCAGTATCAGAAAATATCAAATTCGAAGAGCGTGACACGGGCGGCAGATTACGTTCACCAATTTGCTTTTTAATTGAGGCAGACGGTAAAGACACCGGCATTAGGTTTTCCGGATTACCGGGCGGCCATGAATTTAATTCACTGGTGCTTGCAATCCTTCATTCATCGGGCACAGATATGAAGCTGGACGATAGTATTTTGAAAATCATTTCAAATATCAATGAAGAGCTGAATTTTCAAGTTTACGTCAGCCTAAGCTGCCATAACTGTCCGGATGTGGTGCAGACGTTAAATAAATTCGCGCTTATTAATGATAAGATTTCCACAGAAACCATTGATGGCGGTGTGTTCCCGGAATTGATCGAAGAAAATAATATTCAAGGGGTCCCAAGCGTTTATTTAAATGGTGAGGTTTTCGCAAACGGTAAAATTGATCCTGCGGTGCTTATGGATAAACTTTTACAAAGAAACCCGGAAGCCATAAACGTTTCTGATGATGAAAAATTACCGCTACAGGATATGACCATCATTGGCGGTGGTCCGGCGGGTGTATCCGCGGCCATATATGGTGCACGTAAGGGACTTGCCATTACCATTATCGCTGACCGTTTTGGCGGACAGGTGAAAGATACTATGGGTATTGAAAACCTGATTTCCGTATCAAAAACAACTGGCCCGGAATTAACGGGTGCCTTAATGGCGCACATGGATGATTATACCATCACCCGTAAGGAACATTTACGTGTTGACCGAATTGAACCGGGTAAAATTAAAAAAGTCCACCTTTCATCGGGTGAGGTGATTGAAACCAAAACCGTGATTATCGCAACCGGTGCAAAATGGCGTGAGCTTGGCATCCCGGGTGAAAAAGAAAACATCGGTAATGGTGTGGCCTACTGTCCGCATTGTGATGGCCCCTTTTATAAAGGTAAGGATGTTGCCGTAATCGGCGGTGGTAATTCCGGTATTGAGGCGGCAATTGATCTATCCGGTATCGTAAATTCGGTTTCCGTATTTGAATTTTTACCGGAACTTAAGGCCGATCAGGTGTTAATCGAGCAGGCAGAATCCCGTGATAACATCACCATCTATAAAAATGTCGCTGCACAGGAAATTCTGGCAAATGGATCAGGTGTTGAGGCAATCCAGTATCAGGACCGTGAAAGTGGTGACGTATTGACCAAAGATTTAAACGGCGTTTTCGTGCAAATCGGATTGTTACCGAACAGTGAATTTGTAAAAGGTTTGGTGGATCAATCCGAATACGGTGAAATCCTGATTAATGAACGCGGCGAAACCAGCGAAGAAGGCATTTTTGCCTGCGGTGATGTAACCACAGTTCCTTATAAACAGATCGTCATCGCCATGGGCGAGGGATCAAAAGCATCACTTTCCGCTTTTGACTATCTAATTCGTGAATTTTAA
- a CDS encoding LysR substrate-binding domain-containing protein has product MIMNLRDLKYLIAVAEHLHFGKAAESCHVSQPALSMQLSKLEDFLGVKLIERTNKKVLITDVGEKIVERAKDAIRASEEIIEIADTFKSPFVGDFKLGAFPTLAPYYFSQIVPIISKAFPDIRLLLIEEKTEILVDKILNGEIDAAFLATPEGDGMLTSAPLFNDEFIYGTPMNDNAVKSITRDELLSEKLLLLEEGHCLRNQALDYCSIPTENAGHDFQATSMETLKQMVSAGVGSTLIPQIARKKDDHIHYVPITPNPPYRTISLNWRKSSPKYPLYEKMVELLKQ; this is encoded by the coding sequence ATGATTATGAATTTACGTGATTTAAAATATTTAATCGCTGTTGCAGAACATCTGCATTTCGGCAAAGCCGCCGAAAGCTGCCATGTCAGCCAACCTGCATTAAGCATGCAGTTAAGCAAGTTAGAAGATTTTCTCGGCGTTAAACTGATCGAACGCACCAATAAAAAAGTGCTGATCACCGATGTGGGTGAAAAAATTGTTGAACGCGCGAAAGACGCCATTCGCGCCAGCGAAGAAATCATTGAAATCGCAGATACTTTTAAAAGCCCGTTTGTCGGTGATTTTAAACTGGGCGCCTTCCCGACCCTTGCCCCTTATTATTTCAGTCAGATTGTACCGATTATATCGAAAGCTTTTCCGGACATCAGGCTTTTACTGATCGAAGAAAAAACTGAAATTCTGGTCGATAAAATATTAAATGGTGAAATTGATGCTGCTTTCCTCGCAACACCAGAAGGGGATGGCATGCTGACATCAGCGCCACTATTTAATGATGAATTTATTTATGGCACACCCATGAATGATAATGCTGTAAAATCCATCACCCGTGATGAATTATTATCTGAAAAATTACTGCTTCTTGAAGAAGGACATTGCCTGCGCAATCAGGCCCTTGATTATTGCAGTATCCCGACCGAAAACGCGGGCCATGATTTTCAAGCAACCAGCATGGAAACATTAAAACAAATGGTATCAGCAGGGGTCGGATCCACACTCATCCCACAAATCGCCCGTAAAAAAGACGATCATATTCATTACGTTCCCATCACACCAAATCCGCCGTACCGAACCATATCGTTAAACTGGCGAAAATCTTCACCCAAGTACCCGCTATATGAAAAAATGGTTGAGCTGTTAAAACAATAA
- a CDS encoding OsmC domain/YcaO domain-containing protein, with amino-acid sequence MEITVNFLDNLRLEAKFDDFTVITDQPIRYKGDGTAPSPFDYFLASSALCAAYFVKVYCLARKIPTDGIRISQNNIIDPENRYKQTFQIGVELPDTISDRDREGILRSIDRCTVKKVVQEGPDFNIETVESIEDDTSILSMDDMIDGETMILGKDLPLEQTIKNMSGILSDLGIKIEVSSWRNIVPNVWSLHIRDAASPVCYTNGKGASKESALCSALGEYIERLSCNFFYNDYYFGEEIANSEFVHYPNEKWFKAGPNDALPDGILDDYTLGIFDPDDELKASNLIDTNSGRSDRGICALPFNRASDAKTVYFPSNLIENLFVSNGMSAGNNEHEAMVQCLSEIFERAVKRDIIENEIVLPDVPKSVLDKYPHIQAGIDELEDKGFPVLVKDASLGGKYPVMCVTLMNPKTGGVFASFGGHPSFEVALERSLTELLQGRSFEGLNDVPPPTFNSLAVSEPNNFVEHFIDSTGVVSWKFFSAKNEYEFVEWDFSGTNEQECETLMGIMESIGKEVYVATYNDFGGCACRILVPGYSEVYPADDLIWDNSNKALLFREDILNIHSLDYDDLEDLLERLEESELDHYTLISDLIGILFDDTSVWSRLDIGELKILIHLALGNYEDAKEIIFDFLNYNDNTKERVLFYQAVNAALDIEQDDTLDMADYLTNMSRMFGDDVMKNVVGSITGEVKFYGLNKTSMNLEGLDKHLKLIESYKKIHKARALKS; translated from the coding sequence ATGGAAATCACCGTAAATTTTTTGGATAACTTGCGACTTGAGGCGAAATTTGATGATTTTACCGTCATCACGGATCAGCCCATTAGGTATAAAGGCGATGGCACGGCCCCAAGTCCGTTTGATTATTTCTTGGCCTCATCCGCGTTATGTGCTGCATATTTTGTAAAGGTTTATTGCCTTGCCCGTAAAATACCAACAGACGGCATCAGAATTTCCCAAAACAACATTATCGACCCTGAAAACAGATATAAACAAACTTTCCAAATTGGTGTTGAGCTTCCGGATACAATATCGGACCGCGACCGCGAAGGGATTTTAAGATCCATTGATCGCTGCACCGTGAAAAAAGTGGTGCAGGAAGGGCCGGATTTCAACATCGAAACCGTCGAAAGCATCGAGGATGACACATCGATCCTTAGCATGGATGATATGATCGATGGCGAAACCATGATCTTGGGTAAAGATTTACCGCTTGAGCAAACCATTAAAAATATGAGCGGCATTCTATCCGACCTTGGTATCAAGATCGAGGTGTCATCATGGCGTAATATTGTCCCAAATGTTTGGTCACTTCATATTCGTGATGCGGCGTCACCCGTCTGCTATACGAACGGTAAGGGCGCAAGCAAGGAAAGCGCATTATGTTCCGCACTTGGGGAATATATCGAACGGTTAAGCTGTAATTTTTTCTATAACGATTATTATTTCGGTGAAGAAATCGCGAACAGTGAATTTGTTCATTATCCAAATGAAAAATGGTTTAAAGCCGGGCCGAATGATGCATTGCCGGATGGGATATTGGATGATTATACCCTTGGGATATTTGACCCCGATGATGAATTAAAAGCATCCAACCTGATTGATACCAATTCCGGCAGAAGTGACCGTGGCATTTGCGCATTGCCGTTTAATCGGGCATCCGATGCTAAAACGGTTTATTTTCCATCGAACCTGATCGAAAATCTGTTCGTCAGCAACGGCATGAGCGCGGGTAATAATGAACATGAAGCCATGGTGCAATGTTTATCTGAAATATTTGAACGCGCCGTAAAGCGTGACATCATTGAAAATGAAATTGTGCTTCCTGATGTGCCGAAAAGCGTTCTAGATAAATATCCACATATTCAGGCGGGTATTGATGAGCTTGAGGATAAAGGATTTCCGGTACTGGTAAAGGATGCGTCACTTGGTGGGAAATATCCGGTGATGTGTGTGACTTTAATGAACCCGAAAACGGGCGGTGTGTTTGCGTCATTCGGCGGTCACCCGAGTTTCGAAGTCGCATTAGAAAGAAGCCTAACCGAATTATTGCAAGGCAGAAGTTTCGAAGGGTTAAATGACGTTCCACCACCCACATTTAATAGTTTAGCGGTAAGCGAACCTAATAATTTCGTTGAACACTTCATTGACTCAACGGGGGTTGTGTCATGGAAATTTTTCAGCGCGAAAAACGAATATGAATTTGTGGAATGGGATTTTTCCGGCACCAATGAGCAGGAATGCGAAACTTTAATGGGCATTATGGAAAGCATCGGCAAAGAAGTTTATGTGGCGACATATAATGATTTTGGTGGCTGTGCGTGCCGTATTCTTGTACCCGGTTATTCTGAAGTGTATCCGGCCGATGATCTGATCTGGGATAATAGCAATAAAGCGCTTTTATTCCGTGAAGATATTCTAAATATTCATTCACTTGATTATGACGACCTTGAAGATCTTCTTGAAAGGTTAGAAGAAAGCGAGCTGGATCATTACACGCTGATTTCAGATTTAATTGGCATCTTGTTTGATGATACATCGGTCTGGAGCAGACTTGATATAGGTGAGCTTAAAATATTAATTCATCTGGCCCTTGGAAATTACGAAGATGCCAAGGAAATCATTTTTGATTTTCTAAATTACAATGACAACACAAAAGAACGGGTTCTGTTTTATCAGGCGGTGAATGCTGCGCTTGATATTGAGCAGGATGATACGCTTGATATGGCGGATTATCTGACCAATATGTCGCGTATGTTCGGTGATGATGTGATGAAAAATGTCGTGGGTTCCATCACGGGTGAGGTAAAATTCTATGGCCTCAATAAAACAAGTATGAATTTGGAAGGGCTTGATAAGCATCTAAAACTTATTGAAAGTTATAAGAAAATTCATAAAGCCAGAGCCTTGAAATCTTAA
- a CDS encoding NAD-dependent succinate-semialdehyde dehydrogenase, whose translation MSYDLDLVKNYIGFENGLAVNNPATGEQIAVVKDYSVAETEAAVEAANIAFKTWAAKTAKERAAILRKWYELILENTEALAQLITAECGKPLFEARGEVAYAASFIEWFAEEGKRIYGDVIPTHASDKRIIALKQPIGVIAAITPWNFPLAMITRKVGPALAAGCTALVKPAEATPLSALALEELAFQAGVPEGVMKTVTTTKPADIGNVFTTHPTIRKITFTGSTAVGKILMQQSASTVKKVSMELGGNAPFIVFDDADIDAAVAGAMVSKYRNAGQTCVCANRFFIHEDIHDEFVEKFKAAIEALNVGNGAHDDVHVGPVINSAAVDKVEGLVNSATSEGADLILGGERHDAGDNFYTPTLLTNVKMDMEIANSEIFGPVSAIIKFKDENEVIEMANDTPYGLACYFYSRDLGRVWRVTEALEYGIVGVNEGIISTELAPFGGVKESGVGREGSKYGIDDYVEIKYCLMGGLMS comes from the coding sequence ATGTCGTACGATTTAGATTTAGTGAAAAATTATATTGGTTTTGAAAACGGTCTGGCCGTGAATAATCCGGCCACTGGTGAACAGATCGCGGTGGTTAAGGATTATTCAGTTGCGGAAACAGAAGCCGCCGTAGAAGCCGCTAACATTGCGTTTAAAACTTGGGCAGCAAAAACAGCAAAAGAACGCGCCGCCATTCTACGAAAATGGTATGAGTTGATCCTAGAAAATACGGAAGCGTTAGCGCAATTGATCACGGCGGAATGCGGTAAACCGTTATTCGAGGCACGCGGCGAAGTGGCTTACGCCGCATCATTCATTGAATGGTTCGCTGAAGAAGGAAAACGTATTTACGGTGACGTAATCCCAACTCATGCTTCCGATAAACGCATTATTGCGCTGAAGCAACCAATCGGCGTTATTGCCGCGATTACACCGTGGAATTTCCCACTTGCGATGATTACTCGTAAAGTTGGGCCTGCGCTTGCCGCGGGTTGTACGGCACTGGTGAAACCGGCGGAAGCAACACCATTATCGGCCCTTGCGCTTGAGGAACTAGCGTTTCAAGCGGGTGTGCCGGAAGGTGTGATGAAAACGGTCACAACAACAAAACCGGCGGATATTGGTAATGTTTTTACAACGCACCCAACCATTCGCAAGATTACATTCACTGGGTCAACGGCAGTTGGTAAAATCCTGATGCAGCAATCCGCAAGCACCGTGAAAAAAGTTAGCATGGAACTTGGTGGTAATGCACCGTTTATCGTGTTTGATGATGCGGATATTGATGCGGCCGTTGCAGGTGCGATGGTTTCAAAATATAGAAACGCCGGCCAAACATGTGTTTGTGCAAACCGTTTCTTCATTCACGAAGATATTCATGATGAATTTGTCGAAAAATTCAAAGCGGCGATTGAAGCATTAAATGTTGGAAATGGCGCCCATGATGATGTTCATGTTGGCCCGGTGATTAATAGCGCCGCAGTGGATAAGGTTGAAGGACTTGTAAATTCCGCAACATCAGAAGGCGCGGATTTGATTCTTGGCGGTGAAAGGCATGACGCCGGTGATAATTTCTATACACCAACATTGTTAACCAACGTCAAAATGGATATGGAAATTGCCAATTCTGAAATCTTTGGCCCTGTTTCCGCGATCATTAAATTTAAAGATGAAAATGAAGTCATCGAAATGGCCAACGATACGCCATATGGACTTGCCTGTTATTTCTATAGCCGTGACCTTGGTCGTGTGTGGCGTGTGACAGAAGCACTTGAATATGGCATTGTCGGTGTTAACGAAGGTATTATTTCAACGGAACTGGCACCATTTGGTGGTGTAAAAGAATCCGGTGTTGGCCGTGAAGGATCAAAATACGGCATCGATGATTACGTCGAAATTAAATATTGTTTGATGGGCGGCCTTATGTCGTGA
- the ahpC gene encoding alkyl hydroperoxide reductase subunit C, giving the protein MSMINKSIPEFKAEAFHNGEFKTITSDDVKGKWSIFLFYPADFTFVCPTELEDMADHYEELKALGVEVYSVSTDTHFSHKAWHDSSPAIGKINFPMIGDPTGRITRGFDVMIEEEALALRGTFLANPDGIVKVAEIHDLGIGRSAKDMVRKVKAAQYVAENDGEVCPAAWEQGEETLTPSLDLVGKI; this is encoded by the coding sequence ATGTCTATGATCAACAAATCAATTCCGGAATTTAAAGCGGAAGCATTCCACAACGGCGAATTTAAAACAATTACATCTGATGATGTAAAAGGGAAATGGTCAATTTTCCTTTTTTACCCAGCCGACTTTACATTCGTATGCCCAACTGAGTTAGAGGACATGGCCGATCATTATGAAGAGCTTAAAGCACTAGGTGTTGAGGTTTATTCCGTTTCAACAGATACGCATTTCAGCCATAAAGCATGGCACGATTCAAGCCCGGCAATTGGTAAAATTAACTTCCCAATGATCGGTGACCCGACAGGCAGAATTACACGTGGCTTTGACGTGATGATCGAAGAAGAGGCACTTGCCCTTCGCGGTACATTTCTTGCGAACCCGGACGGCATTGTAAAGGTTGCTGAAATTCACGATCTGGGTATTGGCCGTTCCGCAAAAGACATGGTGCGTAAAGTAAAAGCCGCACAATATGTCGCGGAAAATGACGGCGAAGTTTGCCCGGCGGCATGGGAACAAGGTGAAGAAACATTAACACCAAGCCTTGATCTTGTCGGCAAGATTTAA
- a CDS encoding type I secretion system permease/ATPase, with product MKNRSSLNDLIKQGRSGLIALIGFGFVANILLLATPLYMIQIFDRVLNSGSKETLLFLTFIVIIALLVSGIMESVRKRLLNRIGNWLDKSLSPKLLKASMQGALSGMPASAQSLRDLGSIRQFITGPLRTLTDLLWVPIFLAAVSVLHLWLGILAVVFGAMLITITWLNEVATRKPLSEASEEHIKNQHLADLAVRNADVLQAMGMFNPFSEGWQQSNHKILAKRQIASDRSSTLFGMSRFLRMAAQAGVLGLGAYLVLGNQLTPGGMIAGSILLARALGPLEQAISSWRGFVNARSSYGRIRTLLEISDQKKTQSNLPKPNGKLVCEDVTYFPKGHQVPALNRVNFTLDQGSVLGIIGPSSAGKTTLCKILVGTWQPNDGHARLGFLTP from the coding sequence ATGAAAAACAGATCATCATTAAATGATTTAATTAAGCAAGGTAGATCAGGGTTAATTGCCCTGATCGGCTTTGGCTTTGTGGCTAATATACTTCTTCTGGCAACTCCACTTTATATGATCCAGATATTTGACCGGGTTCTAAATTCCGGTAGTAAGGAAACATTACTTTTTCTTACGTTCATCGTGATTATTGCATTGCTTGTATCCGGCATAATGGAAAGCGTCAGAAAACGTCTTTTAAACCGGATCGGTAATTGGCTTGATAAATCATTATCCCCAAAATTATTAAAGGCAAGCATGCAGGGTGCATTAAGTGGCATGCCTGCTAGTGCACAATCATTAAGAGATTTAGGTTCCATCAGACAATTTATCACAGGCCCATTAAGAACATTAACGGATCTGTTGTGGGTACCAATTTTTCTTGCTGCGGTATCTGTTTTACATTTATGGCTTGGTATTTTGGCTGTGGTATTCGGTGCCATGCTTATCACCATTACTTGGTTAAATGAAGTGGCAACAAGAAAACCATTATCAGAAGCATCAGAAGAACATATTAAAAATCAACATCTTGCTGATCTTGCGGTTCGAAATGCTGATGTATTGCAAGCCATGGGCATGTTTAATCCTTTTAGTGAAGGTTGGCAGCAAAGTAATCATAAAATACTAGCCAAAAGGCAAATCGCATCAGACAGAAGCAGTACTTTATTTGGTATGAGCCGTTTCTTAAGAATGGCTGCGCAGGCTGGTGTTTTAGGGCTTGGCGCGTATCTTGTACTTGGGAACCAGCTAACGCCTGGGGGTATGATCGCGGGATCGATATTGCTTGCTCGTGCGCTTGGCCCATTGGAACAAGCCATTTCATCGTGGCGCGGTTTCGTGAATGCACGAAGTTCTTATGGACGTATCCGAACATTGCTTGAAATATCCGATCAAAAGAAAACACAATCTAATTTACCAAAACCCAATGGGAAATTGGTTTGTGAAGATGTAACCTATTTTCCCAAGGGGCATCAGGTGCCGGCATTGAACCGAGTAAATTTTACGTTGGATCAAGGTAGTGTACTTGGCATTATCGGGCCATCATCGGCTGGCAAAACTACCCTTTGCAAAATACTTGTCGGAACATGGCAGCCAAACGATGGCCACGCTAGGTTAGGCTTCTTAACGCCGTAA